In the genome of Theropithecus gelada isolate Dixy chromosome 19, Tgel_1.0, whole genome shotgun sequence, the window GCTGGATATCCACTACAAAAGAGGGAAGAATTGGAGATGACCTACAATGAATCATATACCCTTACTGAGCTTTTCTAGTCTTTCATGTGCCAAcgaaaataatttaattctatACATTTTATAAGGCAGGGATCTTGTTTGGCACACTAATATACTAATGAAACCCCATTAAGTCAAGAGCCACTCACTGCCCATTCAGGAAATGTATCAGAGAAAGCAACACATTTTTCcagtattctttcttttcttttcctttcttccattctttctttttcttcctttctccccttccccttcccctcttccttcctttcttcctttctccctccttccctccctccctcccttccttgcttccttcctctctctctctctctcagtctccgttgcccaggctcaatctcggctcaccgcaacctctgcctcccaggttcaagcaattctcctgcctcagccccctgagtagctgggattacaggcatgtgccaccatgcccggttaatcttgtatttttagtagaaatggggttttgccatgttggccaggttggtctcaaactcctgacttcaggtgatccgcccacctcagcctcccaaagtgctggaattacaggcgtgagccattgtgcctggcccattttttcaATACTCTTTCTAtgggcaggagaatgtcgtaggAACTCTGAGGGTTACAatcctgggcgacacagcaagattctgggggggaaaaaaaccccaaaaactcctgttcttttttttttttttttttttttctgagacggagtctcgctctgtcacccaggctggagtgcagtggccggatctcagctcactgcaagctccgcttcctgggttttcgccattctcctgccccagcctctggagtagctgggactacaggcgcccgccacctcgcccggctagttttttttgtatttttttagtagagacggggtttcaccgtgttagccaggatggttttgatcttctgacctcgtgatcctcttatctcggcctcctaaagtgctgggattacgggcttgagccaccgcgcccggccaaaaatctCCTGTTCTTTACCGGCGGGTGTAAGGGGTTTCCATTCCCATGGCCATCCCCATTCTCTGGCCCCTTGAGCATTTCACTTTCTACAGACAAACCACTGCCATCACTTTCGTTTTCCTCACGTTGGTGATACACTGACAATCAATTTCTTATCTGGGCTGGAGACATAAACAGGCTCTCTTCTTTGACATCCAATGGTGGAGGTGCATTTGCCCCTCACCAAAAATGCCAGCCTCACCCACTCACCTACCTGGCTTCACCACAGTCTTCCAGACCAGAATCTCATGTCTTTTTTCAGTAATTTCAAGTTGAATGGGTTCCTTCATCTGCCCAGCATAGAATTTCGAGAAGGGCTGGATTTCTCCAGGGCTCCGGTAGGACAATTTCAACTCCTAGAGGAAACAGAGCAGTTGACTTGAAGCAGTGGAGGGTGGAAAGGCCCGGCTCCCTACAGTGAACTGGTCAATGGAACTTAACCCCTGTTTTCTGCACAATGTCATGGCTGGTTGATGGgggaaacagagggagagaggTAAACATCCTGAACAtcctgttcttgtttttgttttgagagggggtattgctctgttgcacaggctggagtgcagtagcgcaatctcagctcactgcaacctccaactcccaggttcgagcaattctcctgcctcagcctcccgagtagctgagattacaagtgcacaccaccatgcccggctgatttttgtatttttagtagtgacggggtttcaccatagtggccaggctggtctcgaactgaagacctcatgattcgcccccctcggcctcccaaagtgttaggattatagcatgagccaccgcacccagccagtaaacatccttttaaatttacaatgttaggaaataattttattctatgaAAGCAAGAGTAAACTAGCTCTCAACACCCCATGAGTCAGAGAAAAATGATCCGAACTGAATATAAAAATCTTaggtgttggccaggcgcagtggctcatgcctgtgatttcagcactttgggaggccacagtgggcggatcacctgaggtcaggagtttgagaccagcctggccaacatggtaaaaccccgtctctattaaagatacaacaaattagctgggcatggtggtgggtgcctgtaatcccagcttattgggaggctgaggcaggagaatcgcttgaactcgggaggtggaggttgcagtgagccaagatcatgccaatgcactccagcctgggcgacaagagcgatattccatctcagaaacaaacaaacaaacaaacaaaaaagtcttaGGTGCTGAGGCTCCTCATTAATATTGTTACTAACTCAGAATCTCAGACGATACAGAAACGTGAGAAAACTGGTAAAGGCAGCTCATCAGGTCTGTCCTGGCCTCACTGGGAAGCCAAGGGTCAGATGTGGCATTGTGCTTTCACGTCCTTCCTTCTCTTCGTTCTGCACCCGACTTCCCCAGGATTCCTAAGCAAAGCTGCCCTGGGGAATAGGGAGCTAACCTCATAGGCAGGACAGAATTAGGAAAAGCTTAGCTCATGCAAATTTCTAGTTTCTTTAGGAAACAAACCCTACAACTCTCGGAAAATagtaactaaattttttttttaaattttattatactttatgttctagggtacatgtgcacaaggtgcaggtttgttacatatgtatacatgtgccacgttggtgtgctgcacccattaactcgtcatttacattaggtatatctcctaatgctacccttcccccctcctcccacccgacaacaggccctggtgtgtgatgttccccttcctgtgtccaagtgttctcactgttcaattcccacctaggagtgagaacatgtggtgtttggttttctgtccttgcaatagtttgctgagaatgatggtttccagctgcatccatgtccctacaaaggacacgaatgcatccttttttatggctgcagagtattccatggtgtatatgtgccacattttcttaatccagtctgtcattgatagacatttgggttggttccaaggctttgctattgtgaatagtgccacaataaacatacgtgtgcatgtgtctgtatagcagcatgatttataatcctttgggtatatacccagtaataggatggctgggtcaaatggtatttctagttctagatccttggggaatcaccacactgtcttccacaatggttgaactagtttacagtcccaccaacagtgtaaaactgttcctatttctctacatcctctccagcccctgttgtttcctgacttttaatgatcgccattctaactggtgtgagatggtatctcattgtggttttgatttgcatttctctgatggctagtaatgatgagcattttttcatgtgtctgctggttgcataaatgtcttcttttgagaagtgtctgttcatatcccttgcccactttttgatggcgttgtttgtttttgtcttgtaaatttgtttgagttctttgtaggttctggatattagccctttgtcagatgagtagattacaagaattttctcccattctgtaggttgcctgctcactctgatggtagtttcttttgctgtgtggaagctctttagtttaattagatcccatttgtcaattttggcttttgttgtcattgctttggtgttttagacatgaagtccttgcccatgcctatgtcgtgaatggtattgcctaggttttcttctagggtttttatgattttaggtctaacatttaagtctctaatccatcttgaattagtttttgtataaggtgtaaggaagggatccagtttcagctttctacttatggctagccagttttcccagcaccatttattaaatagggaatcctttccccatttcttgtttttgtcaggtttgtcaaagatcagatggttgtagatgtgtggcattatttctgagggctctgttctgttccattggtctatatctctgttttggtaccagtaccatgctgttttgattactatagccttgtaatatagtttgaagtcaggtagcatgatgcctccagctttgttcttttggcttaggattgtcttggcaatggggctcttttttggttccatatgaattttaaagtagtttttcccaattctgtgaagaaagtcatgggtagcttgatggggatgtcattgaatctataaattaccttggtcagtatggccattttcactatattgattcttcctatccatgagcatggaatgttcttccatttgttggtgtcctcttttatttcgttgagcagtggtttgtagttccccttgaagaggtcctttacatcctttgtaaattggattcctaggtattttattctctttgaagcaattgtgaatgggagttcattcatgatttggctgtctgtttgtctgttattggtgtataggaatgcttgtgatttttgcacattaagtttgtatcctgagactttgctgaagttgcttatcagcttaaggagacttagGGCTGAGAcgacggggttttctaaatatacaatcatgtcatctgcaaacagggacaatttgacttcctcttttcctaattgaatatcctttatttctttctcatgcctgattgccttggccagaacttccaacactatgttaaataggagtggtgagagagggcatccctgtcttgtgccagttttcaaagggaatgcttccagttttttcccattcagtatgatactggctgtgggtttgtcataaatatctcttattattttgagatacgttccatcagtacccagtttattgagagtttttagcatgaagcattgttgaattttgtcaaaggccttttctgcatctattgagataatcatttggtttttgtcatttgttttcttcatgtgaTGGaatacgtttattgatttgcgtatgttgaaccagccttgcatcctagggatgaagccaacttgatcttggtggataagctttttgatgtgctgctggattcggtttgtcagtattttattgaggacttttgcatcgatgttcatcagggatattggtctaaaattctcttttttgtgtgtgtgtctctgccaggctttggtatcaggatgatgctggcctcataaaattagttcgggaggattccctctttttctattgattggaatagtttcagaaggaatggtatcggctcctctttgtacttctggtagaattgggctgtgaatccgtctggtcctggactttttttggttggtagactattaattattgcctcaatttcagagcctactattggtctattcagtgattcaacttcttcctggtttagtcttgggagggtgtatgtgtccagaaatttttccatttcttctagatcttccagtttatttgtgtagaggtgtttatagtattctctgatggttgtatttctgtgggatcggtggtgatatcccctttatcattttttattgcatctacttgattcttctctcttttcttcttcattagtcttactagcagtctaccaattttgttgatctttccaaaatccagctcctggattcgttgattttttgaagggttttttgtgtctctatttccttcagttctgctctgatcttagttatttcttgctttctgctagcttttgaatgtgtttgctcttgcttctctagttcttttaattgtgatgttagggtgtcgatttgagatatttcctgctttctcttttgggcgtttagtgctataaatgtccctctacacactgctttaaatgtgtcccagagattctgtgtctttgttctcactggtttcaaagaacatctttatttctgccttcatttcgttatttatccagtagtcactcgggagcaggttgttcagtttccacgtagttgtgcagttttgagtgagtttcttaatcctgagttcttatttgattgcactgtggtctgagagatagtttgttgtgatttctgttcttttatatttgctgaggagtgctttacttgcaACTATGTGGtccattttggaataagtgcgacgtggtgctgagaagaatgtatattctgttgatttggggtggaaagttctgtagatgtctattaggtctgcttggtgcagagctgagttcaagtcctggatatccttattaaccttctgtctcattgatctgtctaatattgacagtggggtgttaaagtctcccattattattgtgtgggagtctaagtctctttttaggtctctcaggacttgctttatgaatctgggtgctcctgtattgggtgcgtatatatttaggatagttagctattcttgttgaattgaccctttaacattatgtaatggtcttctttgtctctattgatctttgttggtttaaagtctgtttaatcagagactaggattgcaacccttgctttttattttgctttccacttgcttggtagatcttcctcagTCCCtctattttcagcctatgtgtgtctctgcacatgagatgggtctcctgaatacggCACACTGAtaagtcttgactctttatccaatttgccagtctgtgtcttttaattggggcatttagcccatttacatttaaggttaatattgttatgtgtgaatttgatcctgtcattatgatgttagttcgttattttgcccattagttgatgcactTTTTTCCttgcatcaatggtctttacaatttggcatgtttttgcagtggcttataccagttgtccctttccatgtttagtgcctctttcaggagctcttgtaaggcaggcctggtggtgacaaaatctctcagcatttgcttgtctgtaaaggattttatttctccttcacttatgaagcttagtttggctgaatatgaaattctgggttgaaaattcttttctttaagaatgttgaatattggctcccactctcttctggcttgtagggtttctgccgagagagacccgctgttagtctgatgggcttccctttgtgggtaacccaacctttctctctggctgccctaaacattttttccttcatttcaaccttggtgaatctgacaattatgtgttttggggttgctcttctcgaggagtatctttgtggcgttctctgtatttcctgaatttgaatgttggtctgccttgctaggttggggaagttctcctggataatatcctgcagagtgttttccaacttggttccattctccctgtcactttcagttacaccaatcagacgtagatttggtcttttcacatagtcccatatttcttagaggctttgttcttttctttttactctttttactctaaacttctcgcttcatttcattcatttgatcttcaatcattggtaccctttcttccacttgattgaattggcttctgaagcttgtgcatgtttcacatagttctcgtgccataGTTTTCTGCTCCATCAGGTCACTTAAAGTCTTCTCTACCTGTTTATTCTAGTCATTCgtgtaatcttttttcaaggtttttagcttccttgcgatgggttagaacatgcttctttagcttggagaagtttgttattaccgactttctgaagcctactgctgtcaactcatcaaagtcactCTGTcctgctttgttccattgctggcaaggagctgcgatcctttggaggagaaggagCGCTctgttttttagaattttcagcttttctgctctggtttctccccatctttgtggttttatctacctttggtctttgatgatggtgacctacagatgaagttttggtgtggatgtcctttttgttgatgttgatgctattcctttctgtttgttagctttccttctgacaatcaggtccctcagctgcaggtctgttggagtttgctggaggtccactccagaccctgtttacctgggtatcaccagcggaggctgcagaagagcaaatattgctgcctgatcctttctctggaagcttcatctcagaggggcacctggctgtatgaggtgtcagtcagccccctactgggaggtgtctccaagttgggctacatgggaggcagagctgaaACACCTcactgggagaaccactgctctcttcagagttgtcagacagggtcgtttaagtctgcagaagtttctgctgccttttgttcagctatgccctgcccccagaggtgaagtctacagaggcaggtgggccccacctgaggtcaggagttcgagaccagccatgggcaacatggtgaaaccccatctctactaaaaatacaaaaaattagtcaggcatggtggcccacccctgtaatctcagcaacttgggaggttgaggcataagcatcccttgaaccagggaggaggaggttgctgtgagcacccagcctgggagacagagtgagactctgtctcaaaaaagtaaagaaacaacaataacaaaaaataaaatggactgagatgcatttttttcccattcagattGGAAAACAATTAAATTTTGATACTTTATTCTAGAGATGGATATTTTGTTGGATAATCTCGTCCTTTATTCTTGAGAACTTATATTGTGAGAAATCTTTGAAAATCTCTTTGGAAATGCACTAGCTTTAACTTGGTGAGTTCTCTTTGAATCAGTCATTTCTCTTCGGGCACCCTAGCTGCAcatgaaaaatgcaaaactgtatgaattgaaatatttattgccAGGACACTTGTTATGAGAAACTACAAGGAACTCAACTATGCTGAATAATAATGAAGTGATTTTAAAAGCACTAGGGTTTTAGCTACATGGCATATTATGTCCTATGAAAATAATATGTAGGAATAATTTCAATTGTGCAGAAATATACAGTaatctccagtaaaaatacaaaaatgtaacatataatataaaatatatttcttttacttttctaattttatgtttttgtttttgagatggagtctgactctttcgcccaggctggagtgcagtggcactatctcggctcactgcaaattccagctcctgggttcaagtgattctcctatctcagcctcctgagtagctgggattacaggcatgcaccaccacacctggctaattttttgtgtattttagtagagaaggggtttcaccatgttggtcaggctggtctcgaactcttgactcatgatctgcctgccacggcctcccaaagtgctgggattacaggtatgagccaccgagcccagccaagatattatatttcttcattcaaacatctcaacaaatatttgttaagtgactTAGCTAGGCAAGATGTCAGGCCTGCAGGGAACCATAACAGAGAAGGGGAAACTTCAATTCAGATAACTAAATGTACACTTTTAATCACAATATAAGTACCCCAAAGGCTAAAATGTTACCTCTGCCTGTGTTAAggttttggaaatatttaatttgattaagactgttttcctgtattttcaattttttaaaaactttgtattcgtgattaatgaaaaaaattgcattttgctaaaattcttctatttgtttcaaaattacaaaacattctGAAATCTGCTGTGTTAGATTTGAATTCTACCAACCGTGGGTATTATTTCCAGATGAGCAGAATTAGACACAATATAATGGGCACCAAAGGTCAGGGGTTCCACTGGGGGTGAAGTCTGTAGACGCACACCACAGAAGCGATCTTCCTCATCATCTATCATCTGAGGAATAACGGGGAGAAACATTAGAAAgcacacagaaaaaggaaataagcaCAAATAGTGGCATAAAAGTTTTCTATATATTGTATTAAGTAGAATGTAGGATATGATTCAGTTGATGTAAAGATTGAGAGGATAGAGCTGTgcgcgctggctcacacctgtaatcccggcactttgggaggccgaggcaggtgagccacctaaggtctggagttcaagatcagcctggccgacatggtgaaaccctgtctcttctaaaaatacaaaaatgagctgggcatggcgacgcacgtctgtaatcccaactacttgggaggctgcggtaggagaatcgcttcaacccgggaggcagaggttgcagtgagctgagatctcgccactgcactccacctgggtgacagagtaagactccatctcaaaaaaaaaaaaaaaaaaaaaaagaaatgagatgattgatagattacattttaaattaataaaataggcaaataatttattgcTCCATAATTTTCACAGTGGACACATCCATGGAGCCAACATCCAGAAGCACACACAGAGATAAATAGACAGATAGATGGTAGAGTGATAAACTAGATAGATGTAAACATGCCTCTATGCAAAATAGACATGGTAGTAACATTTTGCTGATGGACATCTCAGAGCCAAAGGGTTTCTTGTGAATGGTAAACTTATCATAAACTCCTGTAcagtttgatttgattttattttattttattttttttttgagactgagtctggctctgtcgcccaggctggagtgcggtggccggatctcagctcactgcaagctccgcctcccgggttcacgccattctcctgcctcagcctcccgagtagctgggaccacaggcgcccgccacttcgcccggctagttttttgtattttttagtagagacggggtttcactgtgttagccaggatggtctcgatctcctgacctcgtgatccgcccgtctcggcctcccaaagtgctgggattacaggcttgagccaccgcgcccggccgattttatTTTTACACTGTGGAGAGTTTGGCCAGGGGACTTATAAAACCAGAGGACAAAGGGACTTCCTTTTGGTGCCTCAGCCGAGGACTGGTAGCTCGGCTGTGTCTGTGAACACGTCTCTGATGGGTGAGGGTAGAGATGTCACTTCTCTCCatcacagggctgctgtgagatGCTCGGCCACCTGAGCACCGGGGAGCAGATACAGAAGAGTGAGGTCCCCTCTGAGAGGCCCAGAAGCTGGAGCAGAAGGCGAGACCTCAGAACTATCTGAGCAGGCACCAAGGACATACAATGGAATTCAAACAATAAGAAAACCTTTCAGAAGTCTCAGGGGCAACTCAATAGAGACTTTATGGAAATAACGAGCAAGAATTTAAACTAAAAGCAATTGACAGTAGGTGGCATTACTAGTCCAGCTGTCAGACACCCTTGGGGTAATGACTGGGAGAGTGTTCAAGGGGGCCTCAGAGAAGTTGGAGATGTTCTGTATCTTGCTCTGGGTGCTGGATACATGGGCGTGTCCACTCTGAAAATTATGGAGCAATACATTATGTgcatattatattaattttaaaatatcagtggtAGTAATGAAGAAAGAATGGGCAAAGCTGAAATATAAACTGGGCCTGGAatatcaaataaaagaaaaaaattcaagttatACTGAGCAAAGGGATGAAATCATGATGGGGATTAAGCAGCGAAGGGATGTGGAGACCTATCCAGGAAGCATCCCACATATGCCTATAAAGAGAACCAGCTCCAGAAGGATAAAAAGAAACTGACGGAGGAAAGACATGATGTATCCTGCCATCTCTGATAAATGATTATNGGGGATTCTTGCATGTGGCTCAATATTCAGCACCTATAGGTGACCCTCGGGGAGAGTGATCCATGTTCTCTCCATGAAAACTGTGCCTTGCCCTTTCTGTTCCACTGGAGGGGCCCAGGGGATAACCTGGAAATATCATTGTCATCTTCTCTGGTCTCCTAAATCGCTCAGCTTACCTTCGTCAGCAAGGCGTCGCTGGGGACAAGGTACAAGTGGAACTTAATGTCTTTGGGGTGGGGGTGAAAATAGAGCAACGTGTTGGAGGTGATGGGGATGGAGAGGCGAGTCCCCCTGGCGATCCGCAGCAGGATGCCCATCAGAGAGAAGCTGGGGTTGTCCAGGACAGCATAGAAAGGCTCCACCCGGCTTGGCTGCTCCAGGACCATCCCTTCATCCTTAAAATGGGCCACGAGGAACCAGGAGACGTCCACCTCACCTGCCGCAGGAGAACCGCAACAGCAGTGAGACACCACGCGCCCCGGCAGCCTCCACAGCCTCCGCTCACCCTGCATTACCTTGGAGGGAGATGAAGTGGGGGAGGTGGATTTCGGCCACAGCCTCCTCTGGCTCTGCAGTGACGGCAAACAAGGGGCCGGCCGCCAGCCACTGTTCATGGTGCTGCAGGTCCAGGGCCAGGTGCTGACTCCAGGAACCAAACGCAATCGTCACCGTGACCGCATCCCTTACCACGAAGCCGAGGCCGGTGGCTGACCACAGATACCAGCCAGCAGTGGGGAACCGAAGTCTGAAAGGAGCCAGAGTGATGTCATGACAGGAGAACCCCAGGACTTGGATTTAAGCAGCGATGTGCAGAGGGAGGTGGAATTTGAAGTGAGGCAAGTTCAGGACCCATCTGCGACTTTCACTACATTAGAAAACACTGGGGAGTTcattaacctctctgggctccaATTTCTctgcactatatatatatatatatatatatatatatcgaaATTAAAATACCAATTTCGCAGTGCatgaaataaacatattattgATGAAATTTTAGCTATCATAAGGGATGGAGCCAATACACTTCGTTTATATCAGAGCTGTTTTCAAATCAGCATCTTCCATTCTTACCTGTATTTGTTTGCACTCTTATTGATCAACTCAACATCCACATTTCCTTCAGGCCCCAGAAACTGATCATATTTATAATCTTGTTTGAACATAAAATGGAGTTCAGCATAAATAGAGGAAATCATCTGATGCATTTCTGAGTAAACAGCTCCTGAAAAAAAGATACTAGACACATAAGAGGTAAAGGGTTGGAAGAGGCATGGCCTGAAGGACTCCTGGAGGCTGAATTGCACAGGTGCTGTTGGGATACAGATATTGAAAGAGAACAGAGTGACCAGAatatggagttttgctcatgACTAAAAGTATACCCCAAATTCCATAGGGCTTTCTGGGAAGCCAGGCTAGACAGCTTTGGTGGGAGGCACCGTTTGCTGAGGACTGGAACCAATGCACCTACATTTCTACTGGCCCCAAGTAGCAGATGACATCTTCTGCTGGTGAGGCAAGTCCAGGTCAGAAAAGGATCGAGCTTTTCTGCAAGGTGAAACAGCGTGCATCCTTCCTAGTTCCTGCTGCTGTCCCCAGCCACCAGGACCATCCCCTGGTTCCCCTGAGCATTTCCGT includes:
- the CARD8 gene encoding caspase recruitment domain-containing protein 8, with amino-acid sequence MRIPTSSVSEDQESSEEQVSGAVYSEMHQMISSIYAELHFMFKQDYKYDQFLGPEGNVDVELINKSANKYRLRFPTAGWYLWSATGLGFVVRDAVTVTIAFGSWSQHLALDLQHHEQWLAAGPLFAVTAEPEEAVAEIHLPHFISLQGEVDVSWFLVAHFKDEGMVLEQPSRVEPFYAVLDNPSFSLMGILLRIARGTRLSIPITSNTLLYFHPHPKDIKFHLYLVPSDALLTKMIDDEEDRFCGVRLQTSPPVEPLTFGAHYIVSNSAHLEIIPTELKLSYRSPGEIQPFSKFYAGQMKEPIQLEITEKRHEILVWKTVVKPVDIQLGAASAPRTFSGAAFVRENHRQLQARIGDLKGVLDDLQDNEVLSENEKELVEQAKTRQSKTDALLSMVEKKGDRALELLFRSLSERDPYLVSYLRQQSL